In one Alnus glutinosa chromosome 12, dhAlnGlut1.1, whole genome shotgun sequence genomic region, the following are encoded:
- the LOC133883117 gene encoding uncharacterized protein LOC133883117 isoform X1, with protein sequence MAGLYCCIRAPHLMRLHGLRCSSSTPHNNFNKNMNKRETQTPQILKLAVSGVTELLRLFSSSRSERVDDKKREEISVSGVNDVVMILKSDYENAYFVTDTLVTSRSVHLEGAFTSAIYAEDCIFEDPTIRFRGKALYSRNLKLLVPFFDRPSIGLQKIDKGINSKTNFVLATWKLRTYLKLPWKPLICIDGSTVYELDDKFNIVRHAESWNVSALEAIGQIFTPSFGRPND encoded by the exons ATGGCGGGGTTATATTGCTGTATAAGAGCTCCTCATTTAATG AGACTCCACGGCCTCCGATGCTCCTCCAGCACACCGCATAacaatttcaacaaaaatatgaatAAGAGAGAAACCCAAACCCCGCAGATTTTGAAACTCGCGGTGAGCGGAGTCACTGAGCTTTTGAGACTCTTCTCCTCCTCCAG ATCGGAAAGAGTGGATgataaaaagagagaagagattTCAGTTTCGGGAGTCAATGATGTTGTAATGATCCTCAAATCTGATTATGAGAATGCCTACTTTGTAACAG ATACCTTAGTGACTTCGAGATCCGTCCACCTTGAGG GGGCTTTTACTTCTGCAATTTATGCTGAAGATTGTATATTTGAAGATCCAACTATTAGATTTCGAG GTAAGGCATTGTATTCACGCAACCTGAAATTGCTTGTTCCTTTCTTTGACCGTCCTTCAATTGGATTGCAAAAGATTGACAAG GGTATCAATTCCAAAACTAATTTTGTGCTAGCAACATGGAAACTAAG GACTTACCTAAAACTTCCATGGAAGCCCCTCATTTGCATTGATGGAAGTACAGTCTACGAATTGGATGACAAGTTTAAC ATTGTCAGGCATGCTGAGAGTTGGAATGTTTCTGCGCTTGAAGCAATTGGCCAGATATTCACCCCTAGTTTTGGAAGGCCTAACGATTGA
- the LOC133883117 gene encoding uncharacterized protein LOC133883117 isoform X3 — translation MAGLYCCIRAPHLMRLHGLRCSSSTPHNNFNKNMNKRETQTPQILKLAVSGVTELLRLFSSSRSERVDDKKREEISVSGVNDVVMILKSDYENAYFVTGKALYSRNLKLLVPFFDRPSIGLQKIDKGINSKTNFVLATWKLRTYLKLPWKPLICIDGSTVYELDDKFNIVRHAESWNVSALEAIGQIFTPSFGRPND, via the exons ATGGCGGGGTTATATTGCTGTATAAGAGCTCCTCATTTAATG AGACTCCACGGCCTCCGATGCTCCTCCAGCACACCGCATAacaatttcaacaaaaatatgaatAAGAGAGAAACCCAAACCCCGCAGATTTTGAAACTCGCGGTGAGCGGAGTCACTGAGCTTTTGAGACTCTTCTCCTCCTCCAG ATCGGAAAGAGTGGATgataaaaagagagaagagattTCAGTTTCGGGAGTCAATGATGTTGTAATGATCCTCAAATCTGATTATGAGAATGCCTACTTTGTAACAG GTAAGGCATTGTATTCACGCAACCTGAAATTGCTTGTTCCTTTCTTTGACCGTCCTTCAATTGGATTGCAAAAGATTGACAAG GGTATCAATTCCAAAACTAATTTTGTGCTAGCAACATGGAAACTAAG GACTTACCTAAAACTTCCATGGAAGCCCCTCATTTGCATTGATGGAAGTACAGTCTACGAATTGGATGACAAGTTTAAC ATTGTCAGGCATGCTGAGAGTTGGAATGTTTCTGCGCTTGAAGCAATTGGCCAGATATTCACCCCTAGTTTTGGAAGGCCTAACGATTGA
- the LOC133851824 gene encoding DNA damage-repair/toleration protein DRT102: MAEPTSTTRPHKIIAGADSFGCALKDALVSHLRSLDIDVEDLGTSSYYSIAAEVGRRVSSSPTDTQGLVACGTGVGVSIFANKFPGVFAATCLTPDEALNARSINNSNVLAVSGMSTSPDSGIDILNAWLNTPFKSPCPASGSNPWPEDIQSFLDNSLSEMPKIGAQSESDSDSTTPCALCCLVKNRELNPIDLIPGGSMKILRESPTSAIVRFKAGSVEPAHHHTFGHDLVVLEGKKSVWNMTKKERYDLVVGDYLFTPAGDVHRVKYYEDTEFFIKWDGKWDMFFDEDLEAAKTAIDKELENGSA; encoded by the coding sequence ATGGCCGAGCCCACCTCCACGACCCGCCCCCACAAAATCATAGCCGGAGCCGACTCCTTCGGCTGCGCCCTCAAGGACGCGCTCGTCTCTCACCTGCGCTCCCTCGACATCGACGTCGAGGACCTGGGCACCTCCTCCTACTACTCCATCGCCGCCGAGGTCGGCCGCCGCGTCTCCTCCTCCCCCACCGACACCCAGGGACTCGTCGCCTGCGGCACGGGCGTCGGTGTCTCCATCTTCGCTAACAAGTTTCCGGGCGTCTTCGCCGCCACCTGCCTCACCCCCGATGAAGCCCTCAACGCCCGCTCCATCAACAACTCCAACGTCCTCGCCGTCTCAGGCATGTCCACCTCCCCGGACTCCGGCATCGATATCCTCAACGCCTGGCTCAACACCCCCTTCAAGTCCCCTTGCCCCGCCTCCGGCTCCAATCCCTGGCCCGAAGATATCCAGTCCTTCCTCGACAACTCGCTCTCCGAGATGCCCAAGATCGGAGCCCAGTCCGAATCTGATTCTGATTCAACAACACCCTGTGCCTTATGTTGTTTGGTGAAGAACAGGGAGTTGAACCCGATCGACCTGATTCCAGGTGGGTCGATGAAGATCCTGAGGGAGAGCCCGACCTCGGCGATTGTGAGGTTCAAGGCCGGGAGTGTGGAGCCTGCGCACCACCATACCTTCGGGCACGATCTGGTGGTATTGGAGGGGAAGAAGAGCGTGTGGAATATGACAAAGAAGGAGAGGTACGATTTGGTGGTTGGTGATTATTTGTTTACTCCGGCAGGGGATGTGCATAGGGTGAAGTATTATGAGGACACTGAGTTCTTCATCAAGTGGGATGGGAAGTGGGATATGTTCTTCGACGAGGATCTTGAAGCTGCCAAGACTGCTATTGACAAGGAATTAGAAAATGGGTCtgcgtaa
- the LOC133852616 gene encoding uncharacterized protein LOC133852616, which produces MIPACFSQPNTLSSSSQVPHQNLITSIYQTHLCDSPTYLTLTWSKTLFSHSLTISATDSFSISISLHPSTFPFFRTRPGSKSIYPTHHRCQRIKLYWDFTRAEFTHNSADPDSCFYVAISCNGKLEFFLGDLFDELTRRYSGLVMARRVGEPTLLSRREHVFGRRNYVSRAQFLGTKHEIGIECSGGVLKVKVDGEIRLVVKRLAWKFRGNEKIYVGGIEVEFFWDVFNWVNHNHSNNSGTNGNGHGVFVFQVGDGGVWPEMVGPEKRLMRKSLSFSSGSGAMPSMISSSPSTPSCSSVLQWAEESSDGGRSSCSSTRSCGSNGGFSLLLYAWRRD; this is translated from the coding sequence ATGATTCCAGCATGTTTCAGCCAACCCAACACGCTCTCAAGCAGCTCTCAAGTGCCTCATCAGAACCTCATAACCTCCATCTACCAAACCCACCTCTGCGACTCTCCAACATATCTCACCCTCACCTGGTCCAAAACCCTCTTCTCCCACTCCCTCACCATTTCCGCAACCGACTctttctccatctccatctctctcCACCCATCAACTTTCCCCTTTTTCCGAACCCGTCCCGGCTCCAAATCCATCTACCCGACCCACCATCGTTGCCAGAGAATCAAGCTCTACTGGGACTTCACTCGGGCCGAGTTCACCCACAACTCCGCCGACCCCGACTCGTGCTTCTACGTCGCCATCTCGTGCAATGGCAAGCTCGAATTCTTTCTCGGTGATCTTTTCGATGAGTTGACTCGGCGGTACTCCGGGTTGGTTATGGCTCGCCGAGTTGGCGAGCCAACTCTGTTGTCAAGGCGAGAGCACGTGTTTGGACGCAGGAATTATGTATCCCGGGCTCAGTTCTTGGGAACCAAACACGAGATTGGGATCGAGTGTAGTGGGGGAGTGCTCAAAGTAAAAGTGGATGGAGAAATACGGCTCGTCGTAAAAAGGCTTGCATGGAAATTTAGAGGGAATGAGAAAATTTACGTCGGTGGCATTGAGGTGGAATTCTTTTGGGATGTGTTTAATTGGGTCAATCATAATCATAGCAATAATAGTGGGACTAACGGAAATGGGCATGGTGTGTTTGTTTTTCAAGTTGGTGATGGTGGGGTGTGGCCAGAAATGGTAGGCCCGGAGAAGAGGTTGATGAGGAAGAGCTTGTCGTTCTCGTCCGGGTCCGGTGCCATGCCGTCAATGATATCGTCGTCGCCGTCAACGCCGTCGTGCTCGAGTGTGCTGCAGTGGGCAGAGGAGAGCAGTGATGGGGGGAGGAGTTCATGTTCATCAACTAGGTCGTGTGGGAGTAATGGGGGGTTCTCGTTGTTGTTGTATGCTTGGAGGAGGgattaa
- the LOC133883117 gene encoding uncharacterized protein LOC133883117 isoform X2 — protein sequence MAGLYCCIRAPHLMRLHGLRCSSSTPHNNFNKNMNKRETQTPQILKLAVSGVTELLRLFSSSRSERVDDKKREEISVSGVNDVVMILKSDYENAYFVTGAFTSAIYAEDCIFEDPTIRFRGKALYSRNLKLLVPFFDRPSIGLQKIDKGINSKTNFVLATWKLRTYLKLPWKPLICIDGSTVYELDDKFNIVRHAESWNVSALEAIGQIFTPSFGRPND from the exons ATGGCGGGGTTATATTGCTGTATAAGAGCTCCTCATTTAATG AGACTCCACGGCCTCCGATGCTCCTCCAGCACACCGCATAacaatttcaacaaaaatatgaatAAGAGAGAAACCCAAACCCCGCAGATTTTGAAACTCGCGGTGAGCGGAGTCACTGAGCTTTTGAGACTCTTCTCCTCCTCCAG ATCGGAAAGAGTGGATgataaaaagagagaagagattTCAGTTTCGGGAGTCAATGATGTTGTAATGATCCTCAAATCTGATTATGAGAATGCCTACTTTGTAACAG GGGCTTTTACTTCTGCAATTTATGCTGAAGATTGTATATTTGAAGATCCAACTATTAGATTTCGAG GTAAGGCATTGTATTCACGCAACCTGAAATTGCTTGTTCCTTTCTTTGACCGTCCTTCAATTGGATTGCAAAAGATTGACAAG GGTATCAATTCCAAAACTAATTTTGTGCTAGCAACATGGAAACTAAG GACTTACCTAAAACTTCCATGGAAGCCCCTCATTTGCATTGATGGAAGTACAGTCTACGAATTGGATGACAAGTTTAAC ATTGTCAGGCATGCTGAGAGTTGGAATGTTTCTGCGCTTGAAGCAATTGGCCAGATATTCACCCCTAGTTTTGGAAGGCCTAACGATTGA